The proteins below come from a single Natrinema sp. SYSU A 869 genomic window:
- a CDS encoding DUF5793 family protein produces the protein MRREHFTLDVNNIDWVETSSEPAKPSVSIDFTGPATMLRERLTGPDGDVLEASETDVALRLQGPLGDDTTGVVSVTNRITGEFILELNEDAADVLQFIRAARGYGEDAADEEGRYEVAITLDGDPFVSYDKRTFLVYDDEGSLLRQHSLIPSGVEL, from the coding sequence ATGAGGCGCGAGCACTTCACGTTAGACGTCAACAATATCGACTGGGTCGAAACCAGCAGCGAGCCAGCGAAGCCCTCGGTATCGATCGATTTCACCGGCCCGGCGACCATGCTTCGCGAGCGCCTCACTGGTCCTGACGGAGACGTTCTCGAGGCAAGCGAAACGGACGTGGCCCTTCGCCTGCAGGGACCGCTCGGGGACGACACCACGGGGGTAGTGAGCGTGACCAACCGCATCACCGGCGAGTTCATCCTCGAACTCAACGAGGATGCCGCCGACGTCCTCCAGTTCATCCGGGCGGCACGGGGCTACGGAGAGGACGCTGCCGACGAGGAGGGCCGCTACGAGGTCGCGATCACGCTCGACGGCGACCCGTTCGTCAGCTACGACAAACGAACGTTTCTCGTCTACGACGACGAGGGGAGCCTGCTCCGCCAGCATAGTTTGATCCCTAGCGGCGTCGAGCTCTAG
- a CDS encoding protein sorting system archaetidylserine synthase (This PssA-like phosphatidyltransferase, along with a PssD-like decarboxylase, is required in Haloarchaea for the archaeosortase ArtA to replace the PGF-CTERM sorting signal with a C-terminal lipid anchor.): MLPRFVGRLGVADAVTIANAALGFVAVVVAVVDIDLAARLILLAAIADGLDGILARRYGGTDAGPYLDSLADVASFAVAPAVLSFVVVTGGLKIGFESITPQLLLVTAVCALFVAMAVTRLGMYTAYDVAGSHTEGVQTTLAATVLGAAILAGEPKPWLVLAVTGAFCYLMVSRIQYPDLLTRDAAIMGVVHALAILVPDFAGRTFPYALLTLGLAYMICSPVLYWGDAERAGEVDVHGNA, encoded by the coding sequence ATGCTTCCCCGGTTCGTCGGTCGGCTGGGTGTCGCCGACGCGGTGACGATCGCCAACGCCGCTCTGGGGTTCGTCGCGGTCGTCGTCGCGGTCGTCGACATCGATCTGGCCGCCCGCCTCATCCTCCTGGCAGCGATCGCGGACGGTCTCGATGGCATCCTCGCGCGCCGCTACGGCGGCACCGATGCCGGCCCCTATCTCGACTCGCTCGCCGACGTCGCCTCCTTCGCCGTCGCCCCCGCCGTCCTCTCCTTTGTCGTCGTCACCGGCGGCCTCAAGATCGGGTTCGAATCGATCACGCCCCAACTCCTGCTCGTGACGGCGGTCTGTGCGCTATTTGTCGCCATGGCCGTCACTCGGCTGGGCATGTACACCGCCTACGACGTCGCCGGGAGCCACACCGAGGGCGTCCAGACGACGCTGGCCGCGACGGTACTCGGCGCGGCAATCCTCGCGGGCGAACCGAAGCCGTGGCTCGTCCTCGCGGTCACCGGCGCGTTCTGTTACCTGATGGTCTCGCGAATCCAGTACCCCGATCTACTGACTCGAGACGCCGCGATCATGGGCGTCGTCCACGCGCTCGCAATCCTCGTTCCCGATTTCGCCGGTCGGACGTTTCCCTACGCCCTCCTGACGCTCGGGCTGGCGTACATGATATGCAGTCCCGTGTTGTACTGGGGCGACGCCGAACGAGCCGGCGAGGTCGACGTGCATGGAAACGCTTAG
- a CDS encoding 30S ribosomal protein S15: MARMHTRRRGSSGSDKPSADEPPEWSDVDPEDIEDRVVELAEQGHEPSQIGMKLRDEGVTGTPVPDVKLATGKKITEILEENDARADIPEDLWNLMERAVRLREHVQQNQQDYQNKRALQNTEAKVRRLVKYYRGDKLNPDFTYTPEFAKELIEDAE, encoded by the coding sequence ATGGCACGAATGCACACCCGCCGTCGCGGCTCGTCCGGCTCGGACAAGCCGTCGGCAGACGAACCACCGGAGTGGAGCGACGTCGACCCCGAAGACATCGAAGACCGGGTCGTCGAACTAGCAGAACAGGGCCACGAACCCAGCCAGATCGGGATGAAGCTGCGTGACGAAGGTGTCACCGGCACGCCCGTTCCGGACGTCAAGCTGGCGACCGGCAAGAAGATCACCGAGATCCTCGAGGAGAACGACGCGCGAGCGGATATCCCCGAGGACCTCTGGAACCTGATGGAACGCGCCGTGCGCCTGCGCGAGCACGTCCAGCAGAACCAGCAGGACTACCAGAACAAGCGCGCCCTGCAGAACACCGAAGCGAAGGTCCGTCGCCTGGTCAAGTACTACCGCGGCGACAAGCTTAACCCAGACTTCACGTACACCCCCGAGTTCGCGAAGGAACTCATCGAAGACGCCGAATAA
- a CDS encoding exonuclease, translating to MSTEGRSAEPVSATSALESAGFVRLIARADGDGLAASGLLATALADRETPFQVTVGRTVAERSERVRTPPNEGDVTVVVGTADAAADTDDTIRLAGTDRPATLEAVDLVRELGVTPDPVLALAGVVAGGSDPGAGETEWLLETALERGLVEQRPGVAVPTVDPVDGLAHSTRVRAPWSGDPDATREALSDAYDGDLDALDADDRRAIGSLVALDVVGTDEATDAAAETIGQALRPYATPEHAFATLGGVADVLEALARTQPGTGTALAMGHNVRDAALDAWRERGRRAHAALEDASTGRYDGLFVVGIDDGPVEAVATIAAAYRSPEPAVLAVGNGEAAIATREADPLGATVEGVARELAGTGADADSETDSDAIAVEYDVGHRRGYLRYDTDVDDSTIIAAARDLL from the coding sequence ATGTCCACCGAGGGTCGATCCGCCGAGCCGGTGTCCGCCACGAGCGCACTCGAGAGCGCCGGCTTCGTCCGCCTGATCGCACGCGCGGACGGCGACGGGCTCGCGGCGAGTGGCCTCCTCGCGACGGCGCTGGCCGACCGCGAGACGCCGTTTCAGGTGACCGTCGGACGGACGGTCGCGGAGCGATCCGAACGCGTCCGTACACCACCCAACGAGGGCGACGTAACGGTCGTCGTCGGCACCGCCGATGCGGCCGCCGATACCGACGATACGATCCGACTCGCGGGAACCGACCGGCCGGCGACCCTCGAGGCCGTCGACCTCGTCCGCGAACTCGGTGTAACCCCGGATCCGGTGCTCGCGCTCGCTGGCGTCGTTGCCGGCGGGAGCGATCCCGGTGCGGGCGAGACCGAGTGGCTCCTCGAGACCGCGCTCGAACGCGGACTCGTCGAGCAGCGACCCGGCGTCGCGGTGCCGACTGTTGACCCGGTCGACGGGCTTGCACACTCGACGCGGGTCCGCGCGCCGTGGTCGGGCGACCCCGACGCGACGCGCGAGGCGCTTTCGGACGCCTACGACGGCGATCTCGACGCGCTCGACGCGGACGACCGCCGCGCGATTGGCTCGCTCGTCGCACTCGACGTCGTCGGTACCGACGAGGCAACCGATGCTGCCGCGGAGACGATCGGTCAGGCACTGCGGCCGTATGCCACGCCCGAGCACGCCTTCGCGACGCTCGGCGGCGTCGCCGACGTGCTCGAGGCGCTGGCTCGAACCCAGCCCGGCACGGGGACGGCACTCGCGATGGGACACAACGTCCGCGACGCCGCACTCGACGCATGGCGCGAGCGCGGACGCCGTGCCCACGCAGCACTCGAGGACGCGTCGACTGGCCGCTACGACGGACTGTTCGTCGTCGGCATCGACGACGGCCCCGTCGAGGCAGTCGCGACGATTGCAGCGGCCTACCGGTCGCCGGAACCAGCCGTCCTCGCCGTCGGAAACGGTGAGGCGGCGATTGCGACCCGCGAGGCCGACCCCCTCGGCGCGACCGTCGAGGGCGTCGCTCGCGAACTCGCGGGCACGGGGGCGGACGCGGACTCGGAGACGGATTCCGACGCCATCGCCGTCGAATACGATGTTGGCCATCGACGCGGCTACCTTCGATACGACACAGACGTGGACGACTCGACGATCATCGCGGCAGCGAGGGACCTGCTATGA
- a CDS encoding HEAT repeat domain-containing protein, which yields MSEDEANGDDAAAEEEVDETESVDLEAIRERLEALSTDLEELDSTLEAADTEDDLDVVEADLESFRAELKSVEVPEPPETDEEEAEDEEPAPEEELQEEYDEIESDLSDLESDLEDQRGPYGEDVVGEIDDASSTITSTRWTEEGNAELIEAVDDFLDELNGLLGTSVALVDEGDEVAGQLDATLDNATNAVEDAELDADDDSETIAGLLETTDDLQSDIDDATEWTDLEIREQLRREGYYDVLDHVKDFPPEWHALKVHEKQGNVDQILLALETFDSDFMEDHCMESLERMGPEEAIDPMLQKANRRDQAAMRILGKIGVDDEEIVDTLVDYVDSNPNLQQPAFRALGEIGAADAVEPIAQQLVADEADVRSWAARALGLIGDTRAIEPLADVLEDDDADRVRASAAWALNRIGTQEALEIVADYDDDRAYLVQAEAESVDLEPAA from the coding sequence ATGAGCGAGGACGAGGCGAACGGTGACGACGCGGCCGCCGAGGAAGAAGTAGACGAGACGGAGTCCGTCGACCTTGAGGCCATCCGCGAGCGACTCGAGGCCCTGTCGACCGACCTTGAGGAACTCGATTCAACCCTTGAGGCTGCCGATACCGAAGACGACCTGGACGTCGTCGAAGCTGATCTCGAGTCATTCCGCGCCGAACTCAAGAGCGTCGAGGTTCCGGAGCCGCCCGAAACCGACGAGGAGGAAGCAGAAGACGAGGAACCTGCCCCCGAAGAAGAGCTTCAGGAGGAATACGACGAGATCGAGAGCGATCTCTCGGACCTCGAGTCCGATCTGGAGGACCAGCGCGGTCCCTACGGCGAGGACGTCGTGGGCGAGATTGACGACGCGAGCAGCACGATCACGAGCACCCGCTGGACCGAGGAGGGCAACGCTGAATTGATCGAGGCGGTCGACGACTTCCTCGATGAACTCAACGGCCTGCTCGGAACGTCAGTTGCGCTGGTCGACGAGGGGGACGAAGTCGCCGGGCAACTCGACGCGACCCTCGACAACGCCACCAACGCCGTCGAGGACGCCGAACTCGACGCCGACGACGACTCCGAGACCATCGCCGGCTTGCTCGAGACGACCGACGACCTCCAGAGCGATATCGACGACGCGACCGAGTGGACGGATCTCGAGATCCGCGAACAGCTCCGCCGCGAGGGCTACTACGACGTGCTCGACCACGTCAAGGACTTCCCGCCGGAGTGGCACGCACTGAAAGTCCACGAGAAGCAGGGCAACGTCGACCAGATCCTGCTCGCACTCGAGACCTTCGACTCCGACTTCATGGAGGACCACTGCATGGAGTCCTTAGAGCGGATGGGTCCCGAGGAGGCCATCGACCCGATGCTCCAGAAGGCCAACCGCCGTGATCAAGCCGCGATGCGGATCCTCGGCAAGATCGGCGTCGACGACGAAGAGATCGTCGATACGCTGGTCGATTACGTCGACTCCAATCCGAACCTCCAGCAGCCCGCGTTCCGCGCGCTCGGCGAGATCGGTGCCGCAGACGCGGTCGAGCCGATCGCACAGCAACTCGTCGCCGACGAAGCGGACGTCCGTAGCTGGGCCGCCCGCGCGCTCGGCCTCATCGGGGACACCCGCGCTATCGAGCCGCTCGCGGACGTCCTCGAAGATGACGACGCCGACCGCGTCCGCGCCAGCGCCGCGTGGGCGCTCAACCGCATCGGCACTCAGGAGGCCCTCGAGATCGTCGCCGACTACGACGACGACCGCGCCTATCTTGTCCAAGCCGAAGCCGAGAGCGTGGATCTCGAGCCGGCAGCCTGA
- a CDS encoding putative quinol monooxygenase — MIVIHASFPIDPDHREEALELIDDLVAESQQEAGVIDYRAATDVSDPTVVRFFEQYEDEAAFGAHAQADHFQEFAAALPDLLAGEPDVTRFDVESAEDVEL, encoded by the coding sequence ATGATCGTCATCCACGCGAGTTTTCCGATCGACCCCGACCACCGCGAAGAGGCACTCGAGCTGATCGACGACCTCGTCGCCGAATCACAGCAGGAAGCGGGAGTAATCGACTATCGGGCCGCAACGGATGTTTCCGACCCGACCGTCGTGCGCTTCTTCGAGCAGTACGAGGACGAGGCAGCGTTCGGCGCACACGCACAGGCGGACCACTTCCAGGAGTTCGCGGCGGCGCTGCCGGACCTGCTCGCCGGGGAGCCTGACGTCACTCGGTTCGACGTCGAGTCGGCGGAAGACGTCGAGCTCTGA
- a CDS encoding type II/IV secretion system ATPase subunit translates to MEPPAHTDADADRDDAVETDGTGDSHRESTIDAARRTVQRVVETLRGSTVDIGAYDPDAHGPLVTGDGPDGLEEVERYWVDAPFSFVSIGYDHEANEHRYHTVEPTLREDESVLLETLFEDVRDPLLYREDERDDVETLLRETIQDSLERYGAEIDAATFYRLFYFIHRDFRGYGPLDPIMRDPHVEDVSCDGYDLPIFVYHDEYTDIETSVSFGKADLDRFVVRLAQHSGRHISIGDPMVETTLPNGSRAELALGEEVTPRGSAFTIRKYADDPFTPIDLLEYGTFNVEQLAYLWLAIEHNKSLVFAGGTASGKTTSMNAISMFIPPRSKVVTIEDTRELQLSHDNWLSSITRERIHEGTDVTMYDLLRSALRHRPEYIVVGEVRGEEAMTLFQAMNTGHTTYSTMHADSVQTAINRLENEPINVPRSMVRSLDILSVQTLTRSGDQRVRRNKVLAEIEGVDQRTGELDYSTAYTWDSESDTFRSSGSHVLSEIRDERGWSQTELLTELERRERFLEYLQENGISGYRRFTALVNQYYSDPDRILETISDDDADEGTDGESGTQSATEHGATTEAGTDNDAPRDR, encoded by the coding sequence ATGGAACCTCCAGCACACACCGACGCAGACGCGGATCGGGACGATGCCGTCGAAACCGACGGTACCGGCGACAGTCACCGTGAATCGACCATCGACGCTGCTCGTCGAACGGTCCAGCGCGTCGTCGAAACCCTGCGGGGATCGACCGTCGATATCGGAGCCTACGATCCCGACGCCCACGGACCGCTGGTCACGGGCGACGGCCCGGACGGGCTCGAGGAGGTCGAGCGCTACTGGGTTGACGCACCGTTTTCGTTCGTCTCGATCGGGTACGATCACGAGGCGAACGAACACCGGTATCACACCGTCGAACCCACGCTCCGCGAGGACGAATCGGTCCTGCTCGAGACGCTGTTCGAGGACGTTCGCGATCCCCTGCTCTACCGCGAGGACGAGCGCGACGACGTCGAGACGCTGTTGCGGGAGACTATCCAGGATTCGCTCGAGCGCTACGGGGCTGAGATCGATGCGGCGACGTTCTACCGGCTGTTTTACTTCATTCACCGGGATTTCCGAGGGTACGGGCCGCTCGACCCGATCATGCGCGATCCCCACGTCGAGGATGTCTCCTGTGATGGCTACGACCTGCCGATCTTCGTCTACCACGACGAGTACACTGACATCGAAACATCGGTTTCCTTCGGAAAGGCCGATCTCGATCGCTTCGTCGTTCGGCTGGCCCAGCACTCCGGTCGGCATATCTCCATCGGCGACCCGATGGTCGAGACGACCCTGCCCAACGGCTCGCGCGCCGAACTCGCGCTAGGCGAGGAGGTGACGCCGCGGGGCTCCGCATTCACGATCCGGAAGTACGCCGACGACCCCTTCACGCCGATCGACCTGCTCGAGTACGGTACGTTCAACGTCGAGCAACTGGCCTACCTCTGGCTCGCGATCGAGCACAATAAGAGCCTGGTGTTCGCGGGCGGCACCGCCTCGGGGAAGACGACGAGTATGAACGCCATCTCGATGTTCATTCCACCGCGGTCGAAGGTGGTGACCATCGAGGACACCCGAGAACTCCAACTCTCCCACGACAACTGGCTCTCCTCGATCACGCGCGAGCGTATCCACGAGGGCACGGACGTGACGATGTACGACCTGCTGCGGTCGGCCCTGCGTCACCGCCCTGAGTACATCGTCGTCGGTGAGGTCCGCGGCGAGGAGGCGATGACCCTCTTCCAGGCGATGAATACCGGCCACACGACCTACTCGACGATGCACGCCGATTCGGTGCAGACGGCTATCAACCGGCTCGAGAACGAACCGATCAACGTCCCCCGGTCGATGGTCCGGAGCCTCGACATCCTCTCGGTTCAGACGCTGACTCGCTCTGGCGACCAGCGCGTGCGTCGAAACAAAGTACTCGCCGAGATCGAGGGCGTCGACCAGCGAACCGGCGAACTCGACTACTCGACGGCCTACACGTGGGACAGCGAGAGCGATACATTCCGGAGCAGCGGCAGTCATGTCCTTTCGGAGATCCGTGACGAACGCGGCTGGAGCCAGACGGAACTGCTGACCGAACTCGAGCGCCGCGAGCGGTTCCTCGAGTATCTCCAGGAAAACGGAATCTCCGGCTACCGGCGGTTTACTGCGCTGGTCAACCAGTACTACAGCGACCCGGACCGGATCCTCGAGACGATCTCGGACGACGATGCCGACGAGGGTACCGACGGCGAAAGCGGGACGCAATCAGCGACCGAGCACGGTGCCACGACGGAAGCAGGAACCGATAACGACGCGCCTCGAGATCGATGA
- a CDS encoding ABC transporter ATP-binding protein: MANGQLLTTAVENKAQEPMASETVLELDGIVKRFGSEDVIGDLSLSVRDGEILTLLGPSGCGKTTTLRLIAGLEKPNAGQVRLQDETVAGDGRFVPPEERGVGVVFQDFALFPHLTAHENVAFGLQEWDEADRNARVDELLELVGLADHGEDYPDELSGGQQQRIALARSLAPEPEMLLLDEPFSNLDVDLRVEMREEVRRIIKETGVTAISVTHDQEEALSISDRVAVMNDGDIEQIDTPQQVFQQPESRFVAGFLGHASFLSGEVHGDHVDTALGRVLRDDVHGLAHQYDGSVVDLLVRPDDVTAYTATEAEADGRVVYRRYLGPTVLYRVELDGGETIECMHNHSDRIDLDERVGVRVTADHELAWFPADHREDTDADADAVSTDAD; encoded by the coding sequence ATGGCAAACGGACAACTACTCACGACGGCGGTCGAGAACAAAGCCCAGGAACCGATGGCCTCGGAGACAGTTCTCGAACTCGATGGAATCGTGAAGCGTTTCGGCAGCGAGGACGTCATTGGGGATCTCTCGCTGTCCGTTCGCGACGGCGAGATTTTGACGCTGCTCGGTCCGTCGGGCTGTGGGAAGACCACGACGCTGCGTCTGATCGCCGGCCTCGAGAAACCCAACGCCGGACAGGTCCGGCTTCAAGACGAGACCGTCGCTGGGGACGGTCGCTTCGTCCCGCCGGAGGAACGCGGCGTCGGCGTCGTCTTTCAAGATTTCGCACTCTTTCCCCACCTGACCGCTCACGAGAACGTCGCCTTCGGCCTGCAGGAGTGGGACGAGGCCGACCGCAACGCTCGCGTCGACGAACTCCTCGAACTCGTCGGGCTCGCGGACCACGGCGAGGACTACCCGGACGAGCTCTCAGGCGGGCAACAACAGCGGATCGCGCTCGCGCGCTCGCTGGCCCCCGAACCGGAGATGCTGTTGCTCGACGAGCCGTTCTCGAACCTAGACGTGGACCTGCGCGTCGAGATGCGCGAGGAGGTCCGCCGGATCATCAAGGAGACGGGTGTCACCGCTATTTCCGTCACGCACGATCAGGAGGAGGCGCTGTCGATCTCCGACCGGGTCGCCGTGATGAACGACGGCGATATCGAACAGATCGATACCCCCCAGCAGGTCTTTCAACAACCCGAATCGCGGTTCGTGGCCGGCTTCCTCGGTCACGCCAGCTTCCTCTCGGGCGAGGTTCACGGCGATCACGTTGACACCGCGCTCGGTCGCGTGCTCCGCGACGACGTCCACGGACTGGCCCACCAGTACGACGGGAGCGTCGTCGACTTGCTGGTACGCCCGGACGACGTGACTGCCTACACCGCGACGGAAGCGGAGGCCGACGGCCGCGTCGTCTATCGACGCTATCTCGGCCCGACGGTTCTCTATCGGGTGGAACTCGACGGCGGCGAAACTATCGAGTGTATGCACAACCATTCCGACCGGATCGACTTGGACGAGCGCGTCGGCGTCCGCGTGACCGCCGACCACGAACTCGCGTGGTTCCCCGCCGACCACCGCGAGGACACCGACGCGGATGCGGACGCAGTTTCCACCGACGCAGACTGA
- a CDS encoding KEOPS complex subunit Pcc1, producing MSRRATIRTDHDDAALVAQALSPDNTDEMTTAVERDGAVDTVNSDDGHAGTIITQIDRETTSGLQSTVDDYVVNLSVAIDVTSQARTVQDDRPTDTGPVSNHDTDSDTTHNE from the coding sequence ATGAGCCGGCGAGCGACGATTCGGACTGACCACGACGACGCAGCACTCGTCGCGCAGGCGCTCAGTCCGGACAATACCGACGAGATGACGACGGCCGTCGAACGAGACGGTGCCGTCGACACGGTAAACAGTGATGACGGCCATGCAGGGACGATCATCACGCAGATCGACCGCGAGACGACCAGCGGACTCCAGTCGACGGTCGACGACTACGTCGTTAACCTCTCGGTCGCGATCGACGTCACTTCGCAGGCACGAACCGTACAGGATGACCGACCAACGGACACGGGACCTGTGTCCAACCACGATACCGACTCAGACACAACACACAATGAGTGA
- a CDS encoding plastocyanin/azurin family copper-binding protein, producing the protein MQRRACLAAVGTAVTASLAGCSSVLSAFDDDPCRGEDCHIGMNRTEFMPDVYEVAAGDTVVWKNTSEADHTITAYEGGIPDEAEYFASGGYESQTAAYEAWEDRGGRLGTRDTFEHTFEVPGTYAYFCIPHEGAEMIGEIVVE; encoded by the coding sequence ATGCAACGGCGCGCCTGTCTCGCCGCCGTCGGAACCGCCGTCACAGCGAGCTTGGCCGGGTGTTCGTCCGTGCTCAGCGCGTTCGACGACGATCCCTGTCGCGGCGAGGACTGCCACATCGGGATGAACCGCACCGAGTTCATGCCCGACGTCTACGAGGTCGCTGCCGGCGACACGGTCGTCTGGAAGAACACCAGCGAGGCCGACCACACCATCACGGCCTACGAGGGCGGGATCCCGGACGAGGCCGAGTACTTCGCCTCCGGCGGCTACGAGAGCCAGACGGCCGCGTACGAGGCCTGGGAGGACCGCGGTGGTCGACTTGGGACACGCGATACGTTCGAACACACCTTCGAAGTGCCGGGCACCTACGCGTACTTCTGTATTCCTCACGAAGGTGCCGAGATGATCGGCGAGATCGTCGTCGAGTAG
- a CDS encoding 30S ribosomal protein S3ae has translation MSERSVSRAKQEKRWYTVLAPEQFDRQELGETPADEPDKVYGRTLETTLGELNNNASENNTKLTFKINDVGSDSAYTEFVEHSLTRDYLRSLVRRGASKIEAYVTVLTTDDYRVQIQPVAFTTKKADASQEKAIRERMVQMIEEAAEERSFEELIDSVVEGRLSSGIYGEAKTIYPLRRVEIQKATLEAHPEEVAEEEATAVDVDEEDVSAD, from the coding sequence ATGAGTGAACGATCAGTTTCACGTGCGAAACAGGAAAAGCGGTGGTACACCGTCCTGGCACCCGAGCAGTTCGACCGCCAGGAACTCGGCGAAACCCCCGCTGACGAACCGGACAAAGTCTACGGCCGAACGCTCGAAACGACGCTCGGCGAACTCAACAACAACGCTAGCGAGAACAACACCAAGCTGACCTTCAAGATCAACGATGTCGGCAGCGACAGCGCGTACACGGAGTTCGTGGAACACTCCCTGACCCGTGACTACCTGCGCTCGTTGGTCCGTCGCGGTGCCTCGAAAATCGAGGCCTACGTCACCGTCCTCACGACGGACGACTACCGCGTCCAGATCCAGCCCGTCGCCTTCACGACCAAAAAGGCCGACGCGAGCCAGGAGAAGGCCATCCGCGAACGAATGGTCCAGATGATCGAAGAGGCCGCCGAAGAGCGGTCCTTCGAGGAACTCATCGACAGCGTCGTCGAAGGTCGTCTCTCTTCCGGCATTTACGGCGAGGCCAAGACGATCTACCCGCTGCGCCGCGTCGAAATCCAGAAGGCCACCCTCGAGGCCCACCCCGAAGAAGTCGCCGAAGAGGAAGCGACCGCGGTCGACGTCGACGAAGAAGACGTCTCCGCGGACTGA